The proteins below come from a single Peptococcaceae bacterium genomic window:
- the rimI gene encoding ribosomal protein S18-alanine N-acetyltransferase: MEYALRPMKIEDIPQIVAIEKKSFPTPWSSYAFTCELCDNEFAYYLVLTLSGNPSTVVGYGGMWIIIDEAHVTNIAVAPAHRGKSLGKMLLNGLLELAKEKRVQRMTLEVRVSNKIAQALYKKMGFTPAGLRPGYYADTNEDALIMWKEI, from the coding sequence ATGGAGTACGCCTTGAGGCCCATGAAAATTGAAGACATACCCCAGATAGTGGCTATTGAAAAAAAATCGTTTCCGACTCCCTGGTCTTCCTATGCTTTCACCTGTGAGCTGTGCGACAACGAGTTCGCCTATTACCTGGTGTTGACTTTATCCGGCAACCCGTCCACCGTGGTAGGCTACGGAGGCATGTGGATCATCATTGACGAGGCTCATGTCACCAACATCGCCGTTGCGCCCGCCCACCGCGGAAAATCCTTGGGCAAAATGCTCCTGAACGGGTTGCTCGAACTGGCCAAAGAAAAGAGGGTCCAGCGCATGACCCTGGAAGTGAGGGTATCCAATAAAATAGCCCAGGCGCTGTATAAAAAAATGGGTTTTACTCCGGCAGGACTAAGGCCCGGCTATTATGCGGATACGAACGAGGACGCCCTGATCATGTGGAAGGAAATATGA
- the tsaB gene encoding tRNA (adenosine(37)-N6)-threonylcarbamoyltransferase complex dimerization subunit type 1 TsaB — MLVLGIESSTPVASVALVSAGGLKGEMTLNTGLTHSEQLLPLIDDLLRQTGCSLDKVEGIAVAGGPGSFTGLRIGMATAKGLAQGRGIPLAGVPTLKALAYRNAAGRGLVSALLNARRQEVYAALFRFEDNALKQVLPACAISPLQWAGKLDEYGEPVVLAGDGAAVYREIWEKVLGSRAVFLPPVFSIASAASVAWLGREKLMDGQSDDLYRLKPDYIRPSEAQVKLEKLK, encoded by the coding sequence ATGCTGGTGCTGGGAATTGAAAGCTCGACGCCTGTGGCTTCGGTCGCGCTGGTTTCCGCCGGAGGGTTAAAGGGCGAGATGACCCTGAACACAGGTTTAACTCATTCTGAGCAGCTGCTTCCGCTTATTGATGACCTGCTCAGGCAGACCGGGTGTTCCCTGGACAAGGTGGAAGGAATAGCCGTGGCGGGAGGTCCCGGCTCGTTTACGGGATTAAGGATCGGGATGGCCACAGCCAAAGGGCTGGCCCAGGGTCGCGGCATCCCCTTGGCGGGAGTTCCCACCCTCAAGGCCCTGGCATACAGGAATGCCGCCGGCCGGGGGCTTGTTTCAGCCCTGCTGAATGCCCGGAGGCAGGAGGTTTACGCCGCCCTTTTTCGTTTTGAGGATAACGCGCTTAAACAGGTCCTGCCCGCCTGCGCCATTTCTCCCCTGCAGTGGGCCGGAAAGCTGGACGAATACGGCGAGCCGGTTGTGCTTGCCGGCGATGGAGCTGCCGTTTACCGGGAGATATGGGAAAAGGTTCTGGGCAGCCGGGCCGTGTTTCTGCCGCCCGTTTTCTCGATTGCCAGCGCCGCCAGCGTCGCCTGGCTAGGCAGGGAGAAGCTTATGGATGGGCAAAGCGATGACCTTTACCGGCTAAAGCCCGATTACATACGGCCTTCTGAAGCCCAGGTTAAACTGGAAAAGTTGAAATGA